From a single Kitasatospora sp. NBC_00458 genomic region:
- a CDS encoding peroxiredoxin has product MLTIGDKFPEFELNACVDLDAANAFAEINHKSYEGKWKIVFFWPMDFTFVCPTEIAAFGKLNDEFADRDAQILGVSGDSEFVHHAWRKDHKDLRDLPFPMLADVKHDLMRACGVEAADGTAQRAVFIVDPNNEIQFVMVTAGSVGRNPKEVLRVLDALQTDELCPCNWNKGEDTLDAQALLAS; this is encoded by the coding sequence GTGCTCACGATCGGTGACAAGTTCCCCGAGTTCGAACTCAACGCCTGCGTCGACCTGGACGCCGCGAACGCCTTCGCCGAGATCAACCACAAGTCCTACGAGGGCAAGTGGAAGATCGTCTTCTTCTGGCCGATGGACTTCACCTTCGTCTGCCCGACCGAGATCGCCGCGTTCGGCAAGCTGAACGACGAGTTCGCCGACCGCGACGCCCAGATCCTCGGCGTCTCCGGCGACTCCGAGTTCGTGCACCACGCCTGGCGCAAGGACCACAAGGACCTCCGCGACCTGCCGTTCCCGATGCTGGCCGACGTCAAGCACGACCTGATGCGCGCCTGCGGCGTCGAGGCCGCGGACGGCACCGCCCAGCGCGCCGTCTTCATCGTGGACCCGAACAACGAGATCCAGTTCGTCATGGTGACCGCCGGCTCCGTCGGCCGTAACCCCAAGGAGGTCCTGCGGGTGCTGGACGCCCTGCAGACCGACGAGCTGTGCCCGTGCAACTGGAACAAGGGCGAGGACACCCTCGACGCCCAGGCCCTGCTGGCGAGCTGA
- a CDS encoding MMPL family transporter, translating into MATYLYRLGRLCFRRRRTVLAVWLALLIAVGGAAGAFAGKTSDEFKVPGTEAQATLDRIKDTFPEQGHGSAQVVFATDGAGGITAPDTARAVGEAVTRIAAVPGVSAVPDPYATGALSPDGRVALGLVSFDRVLGDITDQQRDAVRAAAEPARAAGLTVAFGGDAYNEMAQVDGGEAVGLAVAGVVLVITLGSLVAAGLPLVTALVGVGVALAGLLTLAGSFEVISTAPVLALMVGLAVGIDYALFIVSRHRRHLAEGLEPDEAAARANATAGSAVVFAGLTVVVALAGLAVAGVPFLTVMGLAASGAVVVAVLVAITLLPALLGFAGRAIDRLPVRRRATRTPGRTTLGERWGELVVRRPLVVLLTGLTALVALAVPAASLTLGLPGGGSQAKGTDARTAYDLVDRSFGPGFNAPLVVVVDTGGAAGPDRAVQGVAERLSGLNGVQTLLPPAVDEASGTALLTVIPKTGPDHADTRELVTEIRDQRDGLRTATGARIDVTGTTAANIDVSAKLSDALPPFVAVIAGIAMVLLALAFRSVLVPLKAVLGFLLSITASLGAVVAVYQWGWLDGLIDVPKVGPVVSFVPILLIGVLFGLAMDYELFLVSGMKEHHVHGMAPREAVVAGVKNGARVVTAAALIMIAVFGSFVFGHDPIVQPIGFALAVGVLVDAFVVRMALVPAAMALFGKAAWWFPKSLEKVVPRVDMEGEQLLARLEEPAAGAPEGAPADPDSGADPAGPGGDGATGDAGRVSERV; encoded by the coding sequence ATGGCCACGTACCTGTACCGCCTGGGCCGCCTCTGCTTCCGCCGAAGGCGGACCGTGCTCGCCGTCTGGCTCGCGCTGCTGATCGCCGTCGGCGGCGCGGCGGGGGCGTTCGCCGGCAAGACCAGCGACGAGTTCAAGGTCCCCGGGACCGAGGCCCAGGCCACCCTGGACCGGATCAAGGACACCTTCCCCGAGCAGGGACACGGCTCCGCCCAGGTGGTCTTCGCCACCGACGGCGCCGGCGGCATCACGGCCCCGGACACCGCCCGGGCCGTCGGCGAGGCGGTCACCCGGATCGCCGCCGTCCCCGGGGTCTCGGCCGTGCCCGACCCGTACGCCACCGGCGCGCTCTCCCCGGACGGCAGGGTCGCGCTGGGCCTGGTCTCCTTCGACCGCGTGCTCGGCGACATCACCGACCAGCAGCGCGACGCGGTCAGGGCCGCCGCCGAACCGGCCCGCGCGGCCGGGCTGACGGTGGCCTTCGGCGGCGACGCGTACAACGAGATGGCACAGGTCGACGGCGGGGAGGCGGTCGGCCTCGCGGTGGCCGGAGTGGTCCTGGTGATCACCCTGGGCTCGCTGGTCGCCGCCGGTCTGCCGCTGGTCACCGCCCTGGTCGGGGTCGGCGTCGCCCTCGCCGGGCTGCTGACGCTGGCCGGCTCGTTCGAGGTCATCTCCACCGCGCCGGTGCTGGCGCTGATGGTCGGTCTCGCGGTCGGCATCGACTACGCGCTGTTCATCGTCTCCAGGCACCGCCGCCACCTCGCCGAGGGACTGGAGCCGGACGAGGCCGCCGCCCGCGCCAACGCGACCGCCGGCAGCGCGGTGGTCTTCGCCGGCCTGACCGTCGTCGTCGCACTGGCCGGGCTGGCCGTCGCCGGCGTGCCCTTCCTCACCGTCATGGGCCTGGCGGCCTCCGGCGCCGTGGTGGTCGCGGTGCTGGTCGCGATCACCCTGCTCCCCGCGCTGCTCGGATTCGCCGGGCGCGCCATCGACCGGCTGCCGGTCCGGCGGCGCGCGACCAGGACCCCCGGCCGGACCACGCTCGGCGAGCGGTGGGGGGAGCTGGTGGTTCGCCGCCCGCTGGTCGTCCTGCTCACCGGACTGACCGCGCTGGTCGCCCTCGCGGTGCCCGCCGCGAGCCTCACCCTCGGCCTGCCCGGTGGCGGTTCACAGGCCAAGGGCACCGACGCCCGCACCGCCTACGACCTGGTCGACCGCAGCTTCGGCCCCGGGTTCAACGCGCCGCTGGTGGTCGTCGTCGACACCGGGGGAGCCGCCGGACCGGACCGGGCCGTCCAGGGCGTCGCCGAGAGGCTCTCCGGCCTGAACGGCGTGCAGACGCTGCTGCCGCCGGCGGTCGACGAGGCGAGCGGTACCGCGCTGCTCACCGTCATCCCGAAGACCGGCCCGGACCACGCCGACACCCGGGAGCTGGTCACCGAGATCCGCGACCAGCGCGACGGGCTGAGGACCGCGACCGGTGCCCGGATCGACGTCACCGGTACCACGGCCGCCAACATCGACGTCTCCGCCAAGCTGTCCGACGCGCTGCCGCCGTTCGTCGCGGTGATCGCGGGCATCGCGATGGTGCTGCTGGCGCTGGCCTTCCGCTCCGTCCTGGTGCCGCTCAAGGCGGTGCTCGGCTTCCTGCTCTCCATCACGGCCTCGCTCGGTGCCGTCGTGGCGGTCTACCAGTGGGGCTGGCTGGACGGTCTGATCGACGTGCCGAAGGTCGGCCCGGTGGTGAGCTTCGTGCCGATCCTGCTGATCGGGGTGCTGTTCGGACTGGCGATGGACTACGAGCTGTTCCTGGTCTCCGGGATGAAGGAGCACCACGTGCACGGCATGGCGCCGCGGGAGGCGGTGGTGGCCGGGGTCAAGAACGGGGCCCGGGTGGTCACCGCGGCCGCGCTGATCATGATCGCGGTCTTCGGGTCCTTCGTCTTCGGCCACGACCCGATCGTCCAGCCGATCGGCTTCGCGCTCGCCGTGGGCGTGCTGGTGGACGCCTTCGTGGTGCGGATGGCCCTGGTGCCGGCCGCGATGGCGCTGTTCGGCAAGGCGGCCTGGTGGTTCCCGAAGAGCCTGGAGAAGGTGGTGCCGCGGGTGGACATGGAGGGCGAGCAGCTGCTGGCCCGGCTGGAGGAGCCCGCGGCCGGAGCCCCCGAGGGTGCTCCCGCCGACCCCGACTCCGGAGCCGACCCCGCCGGCCCCGGCGGCGACGGAGCGACCGGCGACGCCGGCAGGGTGTCCGAGCGGGTCTGA
- a CDS encoding class I SAM-dependent methyltransferase → MTTGQISDPFPVDGDADGDDGGSDVLRRRAERALQAVAFDTIGPDYGEAFPAKDGQLACGSRLLAGLEPGAAVLDVGCGSGEPTVRQLSAAGMRVTGIDLSDVMLTLARESRFPGPHPPAFHRIDMYDLATDRADRAWNLPELGPRGHGTFAAVTAFFSLILLPQDEIPTVLARLRTLLRPGGLLALGMVEADLDHVPLPFLGRELRISGYLREDLERVLVAAGFAVEEQVGHPYAPASTSLPPEEQLFLCCRRAG, encoded by the coding sequence GTGACGACCGGACAGATATCCGATCCGTTCCCCGTCGACGGGGACGCGGACGGTGATGACGGCGGGTCCGACGTCCTGCGCCGTCGTGCCGAACGCGCCCTGCAGGCCGTCGCCTTCGACACCATCGGCCCCGACTACGGCGAGGCGTTCCCCGCCAAGGACGGACAGCTGGCCTGCGGCTCCCGCCTGCTGGCCGGACTCGAACCGGGCGCCGCCGTGCTCGACGTCGGCTGCGGAAGCGGCGAGCCGACCGTCCGGCAGCTGAGCGCGGCCGGCATGCGGGTCACCGGCATCGACCTCTCGGACGTCATGCTGACCCTGGCCCGGGAGTCGCGCTTCCCGGGACCGCACCCGCCGGCCTTCCACCGCATCGACATGTACGACCTGGCCACCGACCGCGCCGACCGGGCCTGGAACCTGCCGGAACTCGGTCCGCGCGGACACGGCACCTTCGCCGCCGTCACCGCCTTCTTCTCCCTGATCCTCCTCCCCCAGGACGAGATCCCCACCGTGCTGGCCCGGCTGCGCACCCTGCTGCGGCCCGGCGGACTGCTCGCACTCGGTATGGTCGAGGCCGATCTGGACCACGTTCCCCTGCCGTTCCTCGGCCGCGAGCTGCGGATCAGCGGGTACCTGCGGGAGGATCTCGAACGGGTCCTGGTGGCGGCCGGCTTCGCCGTCGAGGAGCAGGTCGGACACCCGTACGCCCCCGCCAGCACCTCGCTGCCGCCGGAGGAGCAGTTGTTCCTCTGCTGTCGGCGGGCCGGCTGA
- a CDS encoding TetR/AcrR family transcriptional regulator, protein MAHVPASERRPQLIQAAIDLMAREGIAAGSTRAIAAELGVAQATVHYTFGTKKDLYRAVVEELTAEFINQVRAASPGHGTFGEQVRTMVYALWESAVGEGGRCALITEFAAMSLRDPELQEIMRALQYEIESTAAELLTALAEAHGQELATPAHEIAVLFLVGFNGLTDRYLVLRRAGERPDAEALHTLDLLIATTVGLCLGAPARLP, encoded by the coding sequence ATGGCACATGTCCCGGCCTCCGAGAGACGCCCCCAACTGATCCAGGCCGCCATCGACCTGATGGCCCGCGAGGGAATCGCCGCCGGCAGCACCCGGGCGATCGCGGCCGAGCTGGGCGTGGCACAGGCGACGGTGCACTACACCTTCGGCACCAAGAAGGACCTCTACCGGGCCGTCGTCGAAGAACTGACCGCCGAGTTCATCAACCAGGTCCGCGCCGCCTCGCCCGGCCACGGGACCTTCGGCGAGCAGGTCCGGACGATGGTCTACGCACTCTGGGAGAGCGCCGTCGGCGAGGGCGGCCGGTGCGCGCTGATCACCGAGTTCGCGGCGATGTCACTGCGCGACCCGGAGCTGCAGGAGATCATGCGCGCGCTCCAGTACGAGATCGAGAGCACCGCCGCCGAACTCCTCACCGCGCTCGCCGAGGCGCACGGCCAGGAGCTGGCGACCCCCGCCCACGAGATCGCCGTCCTCTTCCTGGTCGGCTTCAACGGCCTGACCGACCGCTACCTGGTGCTGCGCCGGGCCGGTGAGCGGCCGGACGCCGAGGCGCTGCACACGCTCGACCTGCTGATCGCCACCACGGTCGGCCTCTGCCTGGGGGCGCCGGCCCGGCTCCCCTGA
- a CDS encoding alkyl hydroperoxide reductase, with product MALDDLKSALPDYAKDLKLNLGSVIGNSDLPAQQLWGTVLSCAMATRSAAVLRALEPEAKANLSPEAYNAAKGAAAVMGMNNVYYRTLHLLSDKEYSSMRAGLRMNIIGTPGVEKIDFELWCFAVSAINGCGQCLDSHEGVLRKAGVDREVIQASMKIAAVLQAVAGVLDSEAALATVDA from the coding sequence ATGGCCCTCGACGACCTGAAGTCCGCGCTCCCGGACTACGCCAAGGACCTCAAGCTCAACCTGGGCTCGGTCATCGGCAACTCCGACCTCCCCGCCCAGCAGCTCTGGGGCACCGTGCTCTCCTGCGCGATGGCCACCCGCAGCGCCGCCGTACTGCGCGCGCTGGAGCCCGAGGCCAAGGCCAACCTGTCCCCGGAGGCGTACAACGCCGCCAAGGGCGCGGCCGCGGTCATGGGGATGAACAACGTCTACTACCGGACGCTGCACCTGCTCTCCGACAAGGAGTACAGCAGCATGCGGGCCGGTCTGCGGATGAACATCATCGGCACCCCGGGCGTCGAGAAGATCGACTTCGAGCTCTGGTGCTTCGCGGTCTCCGCGATCAACGGCTGCGGCCAGTGCCTCGACTCCCACGAGGGCGTCCTGCGCAAGGCCGGTGTCGACCGCGAGGTCATCCAGGCCTCGATGAAGATCGCCGCCGTCCTCCAGGCCGTCGCCGGCGTCCTCGACTCCGAGGCCGCCCTCGCGACCGTCGACGCCTGA
- a CDS encoding ATP-binding SpoIIE family protein phosphatase: protein MRDQLKPEAGQPPALPSQRRPPPARSGPETEPGPDTEPDGHDRVAERLAYLDSATRRINSALDLAATLRNICRVLVPTLADAAVVHLRDPLPNVEREPGFPEQLRIHHSHGTRLGRRGRPAGDDRRDSRYGSHYGSRYGARSTADTGPPTPVTRGGALAHILLSRRPAEPVVLGAADENSGSRTTELLRELYGARGLSRLGPGSSVLALPLRGRKTVLGLLILIRRPPERTGRPSFDAADTATAAHLATQAGLAVDTALRYAREWEIANELQRSMLPLRLPQPHGVRLAQRYLPGERGAQVGGDWYDAVPLPGNRVALIVGDVMGHSLTSAAIMGQLRTSAQTLAALDLPPHEVLYHLDEQAQRLGREQHLATCVYAVYDPIANRVVLANAGHVPPVLVQPDGTAELLDLESGAPIGVGGVDFSSVELPAPPGSALLLFTDGLVETRSRPLSDGLELLRARLANAHRHSPENLCQEALRILPPGDRGDDIALLAACFDGIPAGDVAHWYLQPRNETPGRARRLVAHTLRRWGLEALTEATELMVSELVTNAVQHATRPVTLSLVRTTRLRCEVGDDSPLLPRPRRTGPEDERGRGLQIVARCAERWGATRLGTGKVVWFEQRLP from the coding sequence GTGCGCGACCAGCTCAAACCCGAGGCCGGACAGCCGCCTGCCCTGCCCAGCCAGCGCCGGCCGCCGCCGGCCAGGTCCGGCCCGGAGACCGAGCCGGGGCCGGACACCGAGCCTGACGGCCACGACCGGGTCGCCGAGCGCCTCGCCTACCTCGACTCCGCGACCCGGCGGATCAACAGCGCGCTCGACCTGGCCGCGACCCTGCGCAACATCTGCCGCGTCCTGGTGCCGACCCTCGCCGACGCCGCCGTCGTCCACCTGCGCGACCCGCTGCCCAACGTCGAACGCGAACCCGGCTTCCCCGAGCAGCTGCGGATCCACCACAGCCACGGCACCAGGCTCGGCCGCCGCGGCCGACCGGCCGGCGACGACCGGCGCGACTCCCGGTACGGCTCGCACTACGGCAGCCGGTACGGCGCCCGCTCCACCGCCGACACCGGGCCGCCCACCCCGGTCACCCGCGGCGGGGCGCTCGCGCACATCCTGCTCAGCCGCCGCCCGGCCGAGCCGGTCGTCCTCGGCGCGGCCGACGAGAACAGCGGCTCCCGCACCACCGAGCTGCTGCGCGAGCTGTACGGCGCCCGCGGACTCTCCCGCCTCGGCCCCGGCAGCTCGGTCCTCGCCCTGCCGCTGCGCGGGCGCAAGACCGTGCTCGGACTCCTGATCCTGATCCGCCGACCCCCCGAACGCACCGGCCGCCCCTCCTTCGACGCCGCCGACACCGCGACCGCCGCCCACCTCGCCACCCAGGCCGGACTGGCCGTCGACACCGCCCTGCGGTACGCCCGCGAGTGGGAGATAGCCAACGAGCTCCAGCGCAGCATGCTGCCGCTGCGCCTCCCCCAGCCGCACGGCGTCCGGCTCGCCCAGCGCTACCTGCCCGGCGAACGCGGCGCCCAGGTCGGCGGCGACTGGTACGACGCCGTGCCGCTGCCCGGCAACCGGGTGGCGCTGATCGTCGGCGACGTGATGGGCCACTCCCTCACCTCGGCCGCCATCATGGGCCAGCTCCGCACCAGCGCCCAGACCCTGGCCGCGCTCGACCTGCCGCCGCACGAGGTGCTGTACCACCTGGACGAACAGGCCCAGCGGCTCGGCCGCGAACAGCACCTGGCCACCTGCGTCTACGCGGTCTACGACCCGATCGCCAACCGGGTCGTGCTCGCCAACGCCGGCCACGTGCCGCCGGTCCTCGTCCAGCCGGACGGGACCGCCGAACTCCTCGACCTGGAGTCGGGCGCGCCGATCGGCGTCGGCGGCGTCGACTTCTCCTCCGTCGAACTGCCCGCGCCGCCGGGCTCGGCCCTGCTGCTGTTCACCGACGGCCTGGTGGAGACCCGCAGCCGGCCGCTCAGCGACGGGCTGGAGCTGCTCCGCGCCCGCCTCGCCAACGCCCACCGGCACTCGCCGGAGAACCTCTGCCAGGAGGCGCTGCGCATCCTGCCGCCGGGCGACCGCGGCGACGACATCGCGCTGCTGGCCGCCTGCTTCGACGGGATCCCGGCCGGGGACGTCGCGCACTGGTACCTCCAGCCGCGCAACGAGACGCCGGGGCGGGCGCGGCGGCTGGTCGCCCACACGCTGCGCCGCTGGGGGCTGGAGGCGCTCACCGAGGCGACCGAGCTGATGGTCAGCGAGCTGGTCACCAACGCCGTCCAGCACGCCACCCGGCCGGTCACGCTGAGCCTGGTCCGCACCACCCGGCTGCGCTGCGAGGTCGGGGACGACAGCCCGCTGCTGCCGCGGCCGCGGCGGACGGGGCCGGAGGACGAGCGCGGGCGGGGGCTGCAGATAGTGGCCCGGTGCGCGGAGCGCTGGGGCGCCACCCGGCTGGGCACCGGCAAGGTGGTCTGGTTCGAGCAGCGGCTGCCGTAG
- a CDS encoding AI-2E family transporter, producing MARGGKAFKAVAKGMAVVASAAAVIERRRRAAMAADFHEPPLPVAPAAAPAGAAPLPAPRAETVPAVPAPAAAAAVAPAAASAVPVPAPPAAPGAFGASGAAHGHFGRPATPAEAVPWGLRVAAESTWRLLLLGAALYVVFYIVDMLRLVAFAVLASLLISALLEPTVSWLRRHGVPRSLAAGGVFMSGLAGIGLVGWFVVWQVTTNLETVTSKVKAGVDQLRDWLITGPLHLTEQQITDFANQITKAISTNTEQITSASLTGAQIAVEVLTAVLLAFFTTFFFLYDGERIWNWALRGLPRHSRYAMAGAGPKAWATLTAYVRGTVCVAFIDAVCIGIGIQLLGVPMALPLAVIIFLGAFVPLVGALVTGTVAVLIALVTTTPWTALMVLVVLVAVQQLEGHILQPLILGRAVRVHPLGVVLGVAAGSIIGGIGGAIVAVPLIAVTNTVVTHLRRRNEAGQAVFTALEAAREAAARTPAPPAP from the coding sequence GGTGGCGAGTGCGGCCGCCGTGATCGAGCGGCGCAGGCGGGCCGCGATGGCGGCCGACTTCCACGAACCCCCGCTCCCGGTGGCACCGGCGGCGGCCCCCGCGGGGGCGGCGCCGCTGCCCGCACCGCGTGCGGAGACCGTGCCCGCCGTTCCCGCACCGGCCGCCGCGGCAGCCGTCGCACCGGCCGCCGCGTCCGCCGTCCCGGTCCCGGCCCCGCCGGCCGCGCCGGGGGCGTTCGGGGCGTCGGGAGCGGCCCACGGCCACTTCGGACGGCCCGCCACCCCCGCCGAGGCGGTGCCGTGGGGCCTGCGGGTGGCCGCCGAGTCGACCTGGCGGCTGCTGCTGCTCGGCGCCGCGCTGTACGTCGTCTTCTACATCGTCGACATGCTGCGGCTGGTCGCCTTCGCGGTGCTCGCCTCGCTGCTGATCTCCGCGCTGCTGGAACCCACCGTCTCCTGGCTGCGCCGGCACGGGGTGCCGCGCTCACTGGCCGCGGGCGGGGTGTTCATGAGCGGCCTGGCCGGGATCGGCCTGGTCGGCTGGTTCGTGGTCTGGCAGGTGACCACCAACCTGGAGACCGTCACCAGCAAGGTCAAGGCCGGTGTCGACCAGCTCCGGGACTGGCTGATCACCGGGCCGCTGCACCTGACCGAGCAGCAGATCACCGACTTCGCCAACCAGATCACCAAGGCGATCAGCACCAACACCGAACAGATCACCTCGGCCAGCCTGACCGGCGCGCAGATCGCCGTCGAGGTGCTGACCGCCGTGCTGCTGGCCTTCTTCACCACCTTCTTCTTCCTCTACGACGGCGAGCGGATCTGGAACTGGGCGCTGCGCGGCCTGCCCCGGCACTCGCGGTACGCCATGGCCGGCGCCGGACCGAAGGCCTGGGCCACGCTCACCGCCTACGTCCGCGGCACCGTCTGCGTGGCCTTCATCGACGCGGTCTGCATCGGTATCGGCATCCAGCTGCTCGGGGTGCCGATGGCACTGCCGCTCGCGGTGATCATCTTCCTGGGCGCCTTCGTCCCGCTGGTGGGCGCGCTGGTCACCGGGACCGTCGCGGTCCTGATCGCGCTGGTCACCACGACGCCGTGGACCGCGCTGATGGTGCTGGTGGTGCTGGTCGCCGTCCAGCAGTTGGAGGGACACATCCTCCAGCCGCTGATCCTCGGCCGGGCCGTCCGCGTCCACCCGCTCGGCGTGGTCCTCGGGGTGGCCGCCGGCTCCATCATCGGCGGCATCGGCGGCGCGATCGTCGCCGTCCCGCTGATCGCGGTCACCAACACCGTGGTGACCCACCTGCGCCGCCGCAACGAGGCGGGCCAGGCCGTCTTCACCGCCCTGGAGGCGGCCCGCGAAGCCGCCGCCCGCACCCCGGCCCCGCCGGCCCCCTGA
- a CDS encoding LysR substrate-binding domain-containing protein, translating to MASATSRSPRPPTVAQLRAFVAVAEHRHFREAAAATGTSQPALSGAVAALEESLGAQLVERTTRKVIITPLGERVLEHARRVLASLQALTEEVEAARRPFTGPLHLGVIPTVAPYLLPLVLRLVRDRYPELELHVHEERTPSLLEGLAAGRLDVLLLALPAGGSAPTRDVPLFDEDFVLVTPADHDLAGRVDVPRDVLLDLDVLLLEEGHCLRDQALDICREVGADPAGASTRAAGLSTLVQLVAGGLGVTLLPATALDVEAGRTDRLAAVRFAAPAPGRRIGLATRPGSARSAEYDRFAASLREVLAELPVRLVA from the coding sequence GTGGCGAGTGCCACATCCCGCAGCCCCCGCCCGCCCACGGTCGCCCAGCTCAGGGCGTTCGTCGCGGTGGCCGAGCACCGGCACTTCCGGGAGGCCGCGGCGGCCACCGGGACGAGCCAGCCGGCACTCTCCGGGGCGGTCGCGGCCCTGGAGGAGTCGCTGGGTGCGCAGCTGGTCGAGCGTACGACGCGGAAGGTGATTATCACCCCACTGGGGGAGCGCGTGCTCGAACATGCACGCCGGGTGCTCGCCTCCCTGCAGGCCCTGACCGAGGAGGTGGAGGCCGCCCGCCGCCCGTTCACCGGTCCGCTGCACCTGGGCGTCATCCCGACCGTCGCGCCGTACCTGCTCCCGCTGGTGCTGCGGCTGGTCCGCGACCGCTACCCGGAGCTGGAGCTGCACGTCCACGAGGAGCGGACGCCGTCGCTGCTGGAGGGGCTGGCCGCCGGGCGGCTGGACGTGCTGCTGCTGGCGCTGCCGGCCGGCGGTTCCGCGCCGACCCGGGACGTCCCGCTGTTCGACGAGGACTTCGTGCTGGTCACCCCGGCCGACCACGACCTGGCCGGCCGGGTCGACGTGCCGCGCGACGTGCTGCTCGACCTGGACGTGCTCCTGCTGGAGGAGGGGCACTGCCTGCGCGACCAGGCCCTCGACATCTGCCGCGAGGTCGGCGCGGACCCGGCCGGTGCCAGCACCCGGGCCGCCGGCCTCTCCACCCTGGTCCAGCTGGTCGCCGGCGGCCTCGGGGTGACCCTGCTGCCGGCCACCGCGCTGGACGTCGAGGCGGGCCGAACCGACCGGCTGGCCGCCGTCCGGTTCGCGGCGCCGGCGCCGGGGCGCCGGATCGGGCTCGCCACCCGGCCGGGTTCGGCCCGCAGCGCCGAGTACGACCGGTTCGCCGCCTCGCTGCGCGAGGTGCTGGCCGAGCTGCCGGTCCGGCTGGTGGCCTGA